One bacterium genomic window carries:
- a CDS encoding NAD-dependent deacylase — translation MIKDILLKGKIVALTGAGMSEESGISTFRGKGGIWERYNPAIYANIPGLSFTFIIRPHKVIDFIVDFYEPILNAEPNPGHLALAKLEENGALNSIITQNVDDLHTKAGNKVVIELHGNMFRFRCMRCSNKRKLDKKELTELLSKLEKNRNSRLAITKFFVPCKCGRRMRPDVVLFGESLPEAELKLAYKEIENCNTLLLVGTSGVVYPAAYLPAYAKERGKPIVEINPERTKFSEFADYFIAGKAGEVLPQILQEYSL, via the coding sequence ATGATAAAAGATATCTTGCTCAAAGGTAAGATTGTAGCTCTCACAGGGGCTGGCATGTCTGAGGAGAGTGGTATTTCTACATTTAGAGGTAAAGGTGGTATATGGGAACGATACAATCCAGCCATTTATGCAAATATACCTGGGTTAAGTTTCACTTTCATTATTCGTCCTCATAAAGTGATAGATTTCATAGTTGACTTTTATGAGCCCATACTTAATGCAGAACCAAACCCCGGTCATCTTGCATTAGCTAAACTTGAGGAAAATGGGGCCTTAAACTCAATTATCACCCAGAATGTGGATGACCTTCATACCAAAGCAGGTAACAAAGTAGTTATAGAATTGCATGGTAATATGTTTAGATTTAGATGTATGAGATGTAGCAACAAAAGGAAGTTAGATAAAAAAGAGCTAACTGAACTCCTATCAAAGCTTGAAAAGAATAGGAACTCACGGCTTGCCATCACGAAATTTTTTGTACCCTGTAAGTGTGGAAGAAGGATGCGGCCTGATGTTGTCCTTTTTGGTGAGTCACTACCTGAAGCTGAACTCAAGCTCGCTTACAAGGAGATAGAAAATTGTAATACTCTACTATTAGTTGGGACTTCTGGAGTTGTGTATCCAGCAGCTTACCTTCCAGCTTATGCAAAAGAAAGAGGTAAACCAATTGTAGAAATAAATCCTGAAAGGACCAAATTCTCTGAGTTTGCTGACTATTTTATCGCTGGCAAAGCAGGTGAAGTATTGCCACAGATTTTACAAGAATACAGTCTATAA
- a CDS encoding NTPase: MKNILLTGGPGSGKTTLILKTIKKVPFKAYGFYTREIRENGERVGFELCTLNGKKGILAHKNIKSNLRVGRYGVNLKDLDEIGVKAIEDGIKNNGLIVIDEIGKMELFSDIFKSTVFRALDSGSKVLATIIERPHKIGDKIKTRHDVKLINVKDVDSKKLLDILTQHQHCYSDPETSSGKESQ; this comes from the coding sequence GTGAAGAATATACTTCTAACTGGTGGACCTGGGTCTGGTAAGACTACTCTTATACTTAAGACAATTAAAAAAGTACCATTTAAAGCTTACGGCTTTTATACAAGAGAAATAAGAGAAAATGGTGAGCGGGTTGGATTTGAACTTTGTACCCTTAATGGCAAAAAGGGGATTCTTGCACATAAAAATATAAAGAGTAATTTACGCGTTGGCAGATATGGGGTTAACTTAAAAGACCTTGACGAAATTGGAGTTAAGGCAATAGAGGATGGGATTAAAAACAACGGTCTTATAGTGATTGATGAAATTGGTAAGATGGAGTTGTTTTCAGATATATTTAAATCCACTGTATTTAGAGCACTTGATTCAGGGTCAAAAGTTCTTGCTACGATAATAGAAAGACCGCACAAAATAGGAGACAAGATTAAAACAAGACACGATGTCAAACTTATAAATGTGAAAGATGTAGATAGCAAAAAACTATTAGATATTTTAACCCAACACCAACACTGTTATTCTGACCCTGAAACAAGTTCAGGGAAAGAATCTCAATGA
- a CDS encoding DUF6504 family protein, giving the protein MSEEFVGNPIIVTYNSDKLKPTSFTWKDREYKITEIIDSYQDFKFSPTAPNKKNWKLRRHRNYWVVKTDDGTKFKIYLDRAGRKREWILFSKYV; this is encoded by the coding sequence ATGAGTGAAGAATTTGTAGGCAACCCAATAATAGTTACATATAATTCTGATAAACTCAAACCTACTTCTTTTACCTGGAAAGACAGAGAGTACAAAATTACTGAAATTATTGATTCTTATCAAGATTTTAAGTTCTCACCTACTGCTCCAAATAAGAAAAACTGGAAGCTACGTAGACATAGAAATTACTGGGTTGTAAAAACAGATGATGGAACAAAATTTAAGATTTACCTTGATAGAGCAGGAAGGAAAAGGGAGTGGATTCTATTTTCAAAATATGTTTGA